A genomic segment from Ruficoccus amylovorans encodes:
- a CDS encoding aminotransferase class I/II-fold pyridoxal phosphate-dependent enzyme, which translates to MYDPQQFVARHVAGLPRSGIRDFFAIVSQMKDAISLGIGEPDFVTPWHIREAAIFALERGKTSYTDNRGLLRLRQVLADYIGKNFGMGYKPESEILVTVGVSEALDIALRAVINPGDKVLYHEPCYVSYHPSVTLVHGQAIPVATSAADDFALDPDKVIEAWEPGVKVLILNFPTNPTGGVTDRAKLEKLAKFVIEKDMLVISDEVYAELTYEGTHTSIASLPGMQERTIFLHGFSKAWAMTGFRLGFACGPAPLVEAMMKVHQYAMMCAPILSQEAGVEAITNGAESVAKMKDQYQRRRDYITRRFNEIGLKCHVPKGTFYAFPALPKGFSGTSMDFCQGLLKAEKVAVVPGTAFGRSGEGFFRASFSNSYEQLITATTAIERYVGSLKL; encoded by the coding sequence ATGTACGACCCTCAGCAATTCGTGGCGCGCCACGTGGCCGGGCTTCCCCGCTCGGGCATCCGTGACTTTTTCGCCATCGTCTCCCAGATGAAGGACGCGATCTCGCTCGGCATTGGCGAGCCTGATTTCGTGACGCCCTGGCATATCCGCGAGGCCGCCATCTTCGCCCTGGAGCGGGGCAAGACCTCCTACACGGACAACCGTGGCCTGCTGCGCCTGCGTCAGGTGCTGGCCGACTACATCGGGAAAAACTTCGGCATGGGCTACAAGCCCGAGTCCGAGATCCTCGTCACGGTCGGGGTCTCCGAGGCGCTCGACATCGCCCTGCGGGCCGTCATCAACCCCGGCGACAAGGTGCTCTACCACGAGCCCTGTTACGTCTCGTACCACCCGAGCGTGACGCTCGTGCACGGGCAGGCCATCCCGGTGGCGACCTCGGCGGCGGACGACTTCGCGCTCGACCCGGACAAGGTGATCGAAGCCTGGGAGCCGGGCGTGAAGGTGCTCATCCTCAACTTCCCGACCAACCCGACCGGCGGCGTGACCGACCGCGCCAAGCTCGAAAAGCTGGCCAAGTTCGTCATCGAAAAGGACATGCTCGTGATCAGCGACGAGGTTTACGCCGAGCTGACCTACGAGGGCACGCACACCTCCATCGCCAGCCTGCCCGGCATGCAGGAGCGCACGATTTTCCTGCACGGTTTTTCCAAGGCCTGGGCGATGACGGGCTTCCGACTCGGCTTCGCCTGCGGCCCGGCGCCGCTGGTCGAGGCCATGATGAAGGTCCACCAGTACGCCATGATGTGCGCGCCCATTCTCAGCCAGGAGGCCGGGGTCGAGGCGATCACCAACGGCGCCGAGAGCGTGGCCAAGATGAAGGACCAGTACCAGCGCCGCCGCGACTACATCACCCGCCGCTTTAACGAAATCGGCCTCAAGTGCCACGTCCCCAAGGGCACCTTCTACGCCTTCCCGGCGCTCCCGAAGGGCTTTTCGGGCACGTCGATGGACTTCTGCCAGGGCTTGCTCAAGGCGGAAAAAGTCGCCGTCGTCCCCGGCACCGCCTTCGGTCGCAGCGGCGAGGGCTTCTTCCGCGCCAGCTTCTCCAACAGCTACGAACAACTCATCACCGCCACCACCGCTATCGAGCGCTATGTGGGGAGTTTGAAGCTTTAG
- the der gene encoding ribosome biogenesis GTPase Der has translation MNLERSVALVGRPNVGKSRIFNRLVGRRVAIVHDMPGVTRDLATEFVAEGGYHLMDTGGIGVKPEMTPEMIHAATEEQADFAIMAASLVLFVVDASEGLTTVDEELAIQLRRYNKPTILVMNKMDCKGSSTHQLEFTPLGFKPACGVSAEHGNGFDRLQDAILRILGPAPKVDNPEQKGPRRTRICLAGKPNVGKSSLGNRLLNSERLIVSEVAGTTRDAIEADLDYTTDKGTQWHFRLVDTAGLKPKRKLGSSLDYFSTLRSEEAIRRSDVVFLVLDAMTGVTKHDKKLAGEILEAGVGLVMVVNKWDYVRDMFRREPVKGYETEAEFRKGFVEAVRKELFFLPDSPVIFTSALENFRVEDILKKAAEVQQTLTRELPTGPMNRLVKALVEKKPPKLVNGKRFKIYYAVQTGRWPFRIRLFCNSEERFDDNYRRYLESGFQKEFKLSGCPIRFDLVGKPTENRRKELTITEYRKKGQRKKPGRK, from the coding sequence ATGAATCTCGAACGTAGCGTGGCCCTCGTTGGCCGTCCCAATGTCGGCAAGAGCCGGATCTTTAACCGACTCGTCGGGCGGCGCGTGGCCATCGTTCACGACATGCCGGGGGTGACCCGCGACCTCGCCACGGAGTTTGTGGCCGAGGGCGGCTATCACCTCATGGACACCGGCGGTATCGGGGTTAAGCCCGAGATGACCCCGGAGATGATTCACGCCGCGACCGAGGAGCAGGCGGACTTCGCGATCATGGCCGCCTCGCTTGTGCTCTTTGTCGTCGATGCCTCCGAGGGCCTGACCACGGTGGACGAGGAGCTGGCCATCCAGCTCCGTCGGTACAACAAGCCCACCATCCTCGTCATGAACAAGATGGACTGCAAGGGCTCGAGCACGCATCAGCTTGAGTTTACGCCGCTCGGGTTCAAGCCCGCCTGCGGGGTTTCCGCCGAGCACGGCAACGGCTTTGACCGCCTGCAGGACGCCATCCTGCGCATCCTCGGGCCCGCGCCCAAGGTGGACAATCCGGAGCAAAAAGGCCCGCGCCGCACCCGCATTTGCCTGGCCGGGAAGCCCAACGTCGGCAAATCCTCCCTCGGCAATCGCCTGCTCAACTCCGAGCGCCTGATCGTGAGCGAAGTGGCCGGGACCACGCGCGACGCCATTGAGGCCGACCTCGACTACACCACCGACAAGGGCACGCAATGGCACTTCCGGCTGGTCGATACCGCCGGTCTCAAGCCCAAGCGCAAGCTCGGCTCGTCGCTGGACTACTTTTCCACCCTGCGCTCGGAGGAGGCCATCCGGCGCTCCGACGTGGTCTTTCTCGTGCTCGACGCCATGACCGGCGTGACCAAGCACGACAAAAAACTGGCAGGGGAAATCCTGGAGGCGGGCGTCGGGCTCGTTATGGTCGTGAACAAGTGGGACTACGTCCGGGACATGTTCCGCCGCGAGCCGGTCAAGGGCTACGAGACCGAGGCCGAGTTCCGCAAGGGCTTCGTCGAGGCCGTGCGCAAGGAGCTGTTTTTCCTGCCCGACTCGCCGGTTATTTTCACTTCCGCGCTGGAGAACTTCCGGGTTGAGGACATTTTGAAAAAAGCCGCCGAGGTTCAGCAGACCCTGACCCGCGAACTGCCCACCGGCCCCATGAACCGCCTGGTCAAGGCGCTGGTGGAAAAGAAGCCGCCCAAGCTCGTCAACGGCAAGCGCTTCAAGATCTACTACGCGGTGCAGACCGGGCGCTGGCCCTTCCGCATCCGGCTGTTCTGCAACTCCGAGGAGCGCTTCGACGACAACTACCGCCGCTACCTCGAATCCGGCTTCCAGAAGGAGTTCAAGCTCAGCGGCTGCCCGATCCGCTTCGACCTCGTGGGCAAGCCCACCGAAAACCGCCGCAAGGAACTCACCATCACCGAGTACCGCAAAAAAGGCCAACGCAAGAAGCCCGGACGGAAGTAA
- the fmt gene encoding methionyl-tRNA formyltransferase yields MSDLPRVVFMGSDAIAVPVLRYLAVEAADKVVVAGVFSQPDRPKGRGKHLQPNPLAAAARELGLPLLQPEKPGADEAEWLEEQGVRLVFVMAYGHLLRKRLLAAPALGYVNFHASLLPKFRGASPVETAVACGEAETGVSLMRIVPKMDAGPVLDTEAVAVEPLDTGASVREKLSAATVPLLARNLDALLSGRAVFNEQDESAVTYCRKLEKTDGQLDFTAPAHVLASRINGLDPWPGCFCEVGETRLKVRQALALGSAVAPEHLAPGSVIEAGREGVDIATGNGVLRILQLQRPGGKMLPARDFLSGFDLPEGTRLEGGEMRELLV; encoded by the coding sequence ATGTCCGATCTTCCCCGAGTCGTTTTTATGGGTTCCGACGCGATAGCCGTGCCGGTACTGCGTTATCTCGCCGTCGAGGCGGCGGACAAGGTCGTGGTGGCTGGCGTTTTCAGCCAGCCGGATCGTCCGAAGGGCAGGGGGAAGCACCTTCAGCCCAACCCGCTGGCCGCCGCTGCGCGCGAGCTTGGGCTGCCGTTGCTCCAGCCGGAAAAGCCCGGTGCCGACGAGGCCGAATGGCTGGAGGAGCAAGGGGTGCGGCTGGTCTTCGTCATGGCCTACGGACACTTGCTGCGCAAGCGCCTGCTGGCCGCCCCGGCGTTGGGCTATGTGAATTTCCACGCCTCGCTCCTGCCGAAGTTCCGGGGAGCCTCGCCGGTCGAGACGGCGGTGGCCTGCGGCGAGGCCGAGACAGGCGTGAGCCTGATGCGGATCGTCCCGAAGATGGACGCCGGACCCGTGCTCGACACCGAGGCGGTCGCTGTCGAGCCGCTCGACACCGGCGCCTCCGTGCGGGAAAAACTCTCCGCCGCCACCGTGCCACTGCTGGCCCGCAACCTGGACGCTCTGCTGTCCGGACGGGCAGTTTTTAACGAGCAGGATGAGTCGGCTGTAACCTATTGCCGCAAGCTGGAAAAAACGGACGGCCAGCTTGATTTCACTGCCCCGGCTCATGTACTGGCCTCGCGTATCAACGGCCTCGATCCGTGGCCGGGCTGTTTCTGCGAAGTGGGTGAGACACGCTTGAAAGTCCGGCAGGCGCTCGCCCTTGGCAGCGCCGTGGCTCCGGAGCATCTTGCACCCGGCTCCGTTATCGAGGCGGGCCGCGAAGGGGTGGACATCGCCACCGGCAACGGCGTGCTGCGGATCCTCCAGCTCCAGCGCCCCGGCGGGAAAATGCTCCCGGCCCGCGACTTCCTCAGTGGCTTTGATTTGCCCGAGGGCACTCGCCTCGAAGGCGGCGAGATGCGGGAATTGCTGGTGTGA
- a CDS encoding LysM peptidoglycan-binding domain-containing protein encodes MGQTRVTLADVYQQVEQLQAQVGRLRLDMEALQRENDSLRKALEAQTRQQSALVTQCNQISAQVNAQQGAWASRETALKKEIYAEMTRQMKDLASQTQQGFDQLTKARSYSQQNQTTSFDQDYPQTGISYVVKSGDSLWKIARDNNSSVRDIQNANQITNPGDLKVGQTIFVPQRNP; translated from the coding sequence ATGGGGCAGACTCGTGTGACCCTGGCCGATGTTTACCAGCAGGTGGAGCAGCTTCAGGCCCAGGTCGGGCGCTTGCGCCTGGACATGGAGGCGCTCCAGCGCGAGAACGATTCCCTGCGTAAAGCCCTCGAAGCGCAGACTCGGCAGCAGTCGGCGCTCGTCACCCAGTGCAACCAGATCAGCGCGCAGGTCAACGCGCAGCAAGGAGCCTGGGCCTCCCGCGAGACAGCCCTCAAGAAGGAGATTTACGCGGAAATGACCCGCCAGATGAAAGACTTGGCCAGCCAGACCCAGCAGGGCTTTGACCAGTTGACGAAGGCCCGCAGCTACAGCCAGCAGAACCAGACCACGAGTTTTGACCAGGACTACCCGCAGACCGGTATCTCCTACGTCGTCAAGTCCGGTGACAGCCTCTGGAAGATCGCCCGCGACAACAACTCCAGCGTCCGCGACATTCAGAACGCCAACCAGATCACCAACCCGGGCGATTTGAAAGTCGGGCAAACCATTTTCGTGCCTCAGCGTAACCCCTAA
- a CDS encoding ParB/RepB/Spo0J family partition protein → MAQAKKRLGRGLGNLIAGGVAKKETPAPAPAPKKAKRGKSAKGSKKEKTSVTPIKRAAPKPAAAAPAPAPVPAPAPAPAAPESPYREIDVSSIDPSPYQPRRQMNAEPVKELAESIRSEGLLQPIVVRQRGQKYELIAGERRWRAHLHLGLKKIAARIMDASDSSSAVISLIENVQREGLNAIEEALAYASLMGDFDLTQEAVAERVGKGRATVANALRLLQLDREIQGYVAKGMLSAGHAKVLLGLEDPAQRLLLARRIIETGMSVREAEKQVQRLKSEPGKSPLTHRNAAGAEDTIVRDLEKQIATRLNTKVHLKHTAKKGRIIIEYYGNEDLQRILEKTGLQ, encoded by the coding sequence ATGGCTCAAGCGAAGAAACGACTCGGCCGCGGCCTCGGCAATCTGATTGCCGGTGGCGTGGCCAAAAAGGAAACGCCCGCGCCCGCCCCGGCCCCAAAGAAGGCCAAGCGCGGCAAGAGCGCCAAAGGCAGCAAAAAGGAGAAGACAAGCGTCACGCCGATCAAGCGCGCCGCTCCCAAGCCTGCCGCTGCCGCTCCTGCGCCCGCGCCGGTTCCGGCTCCCGCTCCGGCCCCTGCCGCGCCCGAGAGTCCTTATCGCGAGATCGACGTGTCGTCGATTGACCCCAGCCCTTACCAGCCGCGCCGTCAGATGAACGCCGAGCCGGTCAAGGAACTGGCCGAGAGCATCCGCTCCGAGGGGCTGCTCCAGCCCATCGTCGTGCGCCAGCGCGGGCAAAAGTACGAGCTTATCGCAGGTGAACGCCGTTGGCGCGCCCACCTGCACCTGGGCCTGAAAAAAATCGCCGCCCGCATCATGGACGCTTCCGACAGCTCGTCGGCGGTCATTTCCCTGATTGAGAACGTCCAGCGCGAGGGCCTCAACGCCATCGAAGAGGCTCTGGCCTACGCCAGCCTGATGGGTGATTTTGACCTGACCCAGGAGGCCGTGGCCGAGCGGGTGGGGAAGGGCCGCGCCACCGTCGCCAACGCCCTGCGCCTGCTCCAGCTCGACCGCGAGATCCAGGGCTATGTGGCCAAGGGCATGCTCTCCGCCGGTCACGCCAAGGTCCTGCTCGGGCTCGAAGACCCGGCCCAGCGCCTGCTGCTGGCCCGCCGCATTATCGAAACCGGGATGAGCGTGCGCGAAGCCGAGAAGCAGGTCCAGCGCCTCAAGAGCGAGCCGGGGAAAAGCCCCCTGACGCACCGCAATGCCGCCGGGGCCGAGGACACCATCGTTCGCGACCTGGAGAAGCAGATCGCCACCCGGCTCAACACCAAAGTCCACCTCAAGCACACGGCGAAGAAGGGGCGCATCATCATCGAGTACTACGGCAACGAGGATCTCCAGCGCATTCTGGAGAAGACCGGCCTCCAGTAA
- the secG gene encoding preprotein translocase subunit SecG: protein MSGLILGFFTVVLILICGFITLIVLMQRASANSGMGAALGGGAAESALGGGASNVLVKGTIAGACLFFLISFGLYLGYLGSYEEQLQKGAVLPGMSGVAPEAAKENLPDLTDVPTASGGSGTTSVNVTGTAAEDSAAADASAAPVVDAPASSDAAAPATDAASAPAVDEAPATEEAPAAN, encoded by the coding sequence ATGAGCGGTTTAATCCTAGGTTTCTTTACAGTCGTCCTGATCCTGATCTGCGGCTTCATTACCCTTATCGTGCTGATGCAGCGCGCCAGTGCCAACTCCGGCATGGGCGCGGCCCTCGGTGGCGGCGCGGCTGAGTCCGCCCTCGGTGGTGGCGCGAGCAATGTGCTGGTCAAAGGCACCATCGCCGGCGCGTGTCTGTTTTTCCTCATTTCCTTCGGCCTGTACCTGGGTTATCTGGGCAGCTACGAGGAGCAACTCCAGAAAGGCGCAGTCCTGCCGGGCATGAGCGGAGTCGCCCCTGAGGCCGCCAAGGAAAACCTCCCGGACCTGACCGACGTTCCCACCGCCTCCGGTGGCAGCGGCACGACCTCCGTCAATGTGACGGGCACCGCTGCTGAAGATAGCGCGGCTGCCGATGCTTCTGCCGCTCCGGTTGTCGATGCTCCGGCTTCGTCAGACGCTGCCGCTCCTGCGACGGACGCCGCTTCGGCTCCGGCTGTAGACGAAGCTCCGGCCACCGAAGAGGCCCCGGCTGCGAATTAA